From a region of the Solanum stenotomum isolate F172 chromosome 2, ASM1918654v1, whole genome shotgun sequence genome:
- the LOC125855507 gene encoding uncharacterized protein LOC125855507 isoform X1: MVTRRRIFNKYLIAGVITGAGVTFQTLTSNSFLSSIDSPFINGVVRSSRALFTITSTVIDYKFSLFGLNPHTDDYRLTLSELHLRSAKRILTMCEANKGIYIKAGQFVAAIRQVPKEYSTTLSSLQDHAIPFQFESIKHVLVSNLGLNCLSEFFFSFDEVPVAAASIAQVHHAVLVKDRQEVAVKVQYPGLEYQMKFDLVTMSLLSKSVGWIFPGYRFQWLVTEFEKSIASELDFIAEAKNLERIRENFKDNSMVRVPNVFWDFTTRQVMTMEFCRGRKVDDLEFLKERGISEVKVAKTLAEVFAEMIFVHGFLHGDLHPGNILVSPEGKNGFLLVLLDFGICKQLNEDFRLKYCKLWEALVVKDSAKIQEIGEYFGVGKYSRYFPVIFTGRTIDSKSALGEGMSVEERNNLKQELKSLKMEDISSFMESLPTDFLTVLRTDGLLRSLTSKLGAPLRVRLLAYAEYALYGLSLKADSKSDSAIEVVLFRFKIGLRYIQLRLLFGILGLVSWLENIKHTSTRRFKDFLASAGFVVRNLYRPLLTA; encoded by the coding sequence ATGGTGACCCGGCGGCGGATATTCAATAAATACCTGATCGCCGGCGTCATTACCGGCGCCGGAGTTACTTTCCAAACCCTAACCTCTAACTCCTTCCTTTCTTCCATTGATTCCCCTTTCATCAACGGCGTCGTTCGCTCCTCCCGAGCTCTCTTCACCATAACTTCCACTGTCATCGACTACAAGTTCTCACTATTCGGACTCAATCCTCACACCGACGACTATCGCCTTACTCTCTCCGAACTACATCTACGATCAGCAAAGAGAATTCTAACGATGTGCGAAGCAAATAAAGGTATTTACATCAAAGCAGGTCAGTTTGTTGCTGCCATTAGGCAAGTACCAAAAGAATACTCAACAACACTTTCTTCATTACAGGATCACGCTATCCCTTTTCAGTTTGAATCGATTAAGCATGTGTTAGTTAGTAATTTAGGTTTAAATTGTTTATCGGAGTTTTTTTTCTCCTTCGATGAGGTTCCGGTTGCTGCTGCATCTATTGCTCAAGTACACCATGCTGTTTTAGTAAAAGACCGCCAGGAAGTAGCGGTGAAGGTGCAGTATCCTGGATTGGAGTATCAAATGAAATTTGACCTTGTAACTATGTCTTTGTTGTCGAAATCAGTTGGATGGATCTTCCCTGGATATAGGTTTCAATGGCTTGTAACGGAATTTGAAAAATCTATTGCTTCTGAGCTTGATTTTATTGCAGAGGCCAAAAATTTGGAGAGGATTAGGGAAAATTTTAAGGATAATTCCATGGTTAGGGTTCCGAATGTGTTTTGGGATTTTACGACAAGGCAGGTTATGACGATGGAGTTTTGCAGAGGTCGTAAAGTCGATGACTTGGAGTTTCTGAAGGAAAGAGGAATTAGTGAAGTCAAGGTTGCGAAAACTTTGGCAGAAGTATTTGCAGAAATGATTTTTGTTCATGGTTTTCTTCATGGGGATTTACATCCTGGTAATATATTGGTTTCTCCTGAAGGGAAGAATGGATTTTTGTTAGTGTTGTTGGATTTCGGGATTTGTAAACAGTTGAATGAGGATTTCAGATTGAAGTATTGCAAGCTTTGGGAGGCTTTGGTAGTAAAGGACTCAGCCAAAATCCAGGAGATAGGAGAATATTTTGGTGTTGGAAAGTACTCAAGATACTTCCCTGTCATATTTACAGGAAGAACTATTGACAGTAAATCCGCACTTGGGGAAGGGATGTCTGTTGAAGAAAGGAACAACCTGAAGCAGGAACTGAAGTCTCTTAAAATGGAGGACATATCTTCCTTCATGGAATCTCTGCCTACCGATTTTCTTACAGTATTGCGGACCGATGGGCTCCTAAGATCTCTGACGAGCAAGTTGGGTGCTCCCTTGAGAGTCAGGTTACTAGCATATGCTGAGTATGCACTTTATGGACTTTCATTGAAGGCTGACTCTAAATCTGATTCTGCCATAGAAGTTGTGCTCTTTAGATTCAAGATTGGCCTCCGATACATCCAACTAAGACTCCTGTTTGGGATATTGGGGCTTGTTTCATGGCTAGAAAACATCAAACACACGTCAACTAGGAGGTTTAAAGATTTTCTTGCCTCAGCTGGTTTTGTGGTAAGGAACTTATACCGTCCTTTATTGACCGCATAA
- the LOC125855507 gene encoding uncharacterized protein LOC125855507 isoform X2, with the protein MVTRRRIFNKYLIAGVITGAGVTFQTLTSNSFLSSIDSPFINGVVRSSRALFTITSTVIDYKFSLFGLNPHTDDYRLTLSELHLRSAKRILTMCEANKGIYIKAGQFVAAIRQVPKEYSTTLSSLQDHAIPFQFESIKHVLVSNLGLNCLSEFFFSFDEVPVAAASIAQVHHAVLVKDRQEVAVKVQYPGLEYQMKFDLVTMSLLSKSVGWIFPGYRFQWLVTEFEKSIASELDFIAEAKNLERIRENFKDNSMVRVPNVFWDFTTRQVMTMEFCRGRKVDDLEFLKERGISEVKVAKTLAEVFAEMIFVHGFLHGDLHPGNILVSPEGKNGFLLVLLDFGICKQLNEDFRLKYCKLWEALVVKDSAKIQEIGEYFGVGKYSRYFPVIFTGRTIDSKSALGEGMSVEERNNLKQELKSLKMEDISSFMESLPTDFLTVLRTDGLLRSLTSKLGAPLRVRLLAYAEYALYGLSLKADSKSDSAIGVVLFRFKIGL; encoded by the coding sequence ATGGTGACCCGGCGGCGGATATTCAATAAATACCTGATCGCCGGCGTCATTACCGGCGCCGGAGTTACTTTCCAAACCCTAACCTCTAACTCCTTCCTTTCTTCCATTGATTCCCCTTTCATCAACGGCGTCGTTCGCTCCTCCCGAGCTCTCTTCACCATAACTTCCACTGTCATCGACTACAAGTTCTCACTATTCGGACTCAATCCTCACACCGACGACTATCGCCTTACTCTCTCCGAACTACATCTACGATCAGCAAAGAGAATTCTAACGATGTGCGAAGCAAATAAAGGTATTTACATCAAAGCAGGTCAGTTTGTTGCTGCCATTAGGCAAGTACCAAAAGAATACTCAACAACACTTTCTTCATTACAGGATCACGCTATCCCTTTTCAGTTTGAATCGATTAAGCATGTGTTAGTTAGTAATTTAGGTTTAAATTGTTTATCGGAGTTTTTTTTCTCCTTCGATGAGGTTCCGGTTGCTGCTGCATCTATTGCTCAAGTACACCATGCTGTTTTAGTAAAAGACCGCCAGGAAGTAGCGGTGAAGGTGCAGTATCCTGGATTGGAGTATCAAATGAAATTTGACCTTGTAACTATGTCTTTGTTGTCGAAATCAGTTGGATGGATCTTCCCTGGATATAGGTTTCAATGGCTTGTAACGGAATTTGAAAAATCTATTGCTTCTGAGCTTGATTTTATTGCAGAGGCCAAAAATTTGGAGAGGATTAGGGAAAATTTTAAGGATAATTCCATGGTTAGGGTTCCGAATGTGTTTTGGGATTTTACGACAAGGCAGGTTATGACGATGGAGTTTTGCAGAGGTCGTAAAGTCGATGACTTGGAGTTTCTGAAGGAAAGAGGAATTAGTGAAGTCAAGGTTGCGAAAACTTTGGCAGAAGTATTTGCAGAAATGATTTTTGTTCATGGTTTTCTTCATGGGGATTTACATCCTGGTAATATATTGGTTTCTCCTGAAGGGAAGAATGGATTTTTGTTAGTGTTGTTGGATTTCGGGATTTGTAAACAGTTGAATGAGGATTTCAGATTGAAGTATTGCAAGCTTTGGGAGGCTTTGGTAGTAAAGGACTCAGCCAAAATCCAGGAGATAGGAGAATATTTTGGTGTTGGAAAGTACTCAAGATACTTCCCTGTCATATTTACAGGAAGAACTATTGACAGTAAATCCGCACTTGGGGAAGGGATGTCTGTTGAAGAAAGGAACAACCTGAAGCAGGAACTGAAGTCTCTTAAAATGGAGGACATATCTTCCTTCATGGAATCTCTGCCTACCGATTTTCTTACAGTATTGCGGACCGATGGGCTCCTAAGATCTCTGACGAGCAAGTTGGGTGCTCCCTTGAGAGTCAG